Proteins from a genomic interval of Xanthomonas sp. AM6:
- a CDS encoding host attachment family protein → MSKLPDNTLVVVADRVSARLFRSTLAGETSLLEQTEVMTPTPIEGVEDGDRPMTMDEAGFVRQLAERLYQSALRSDFEHLVLVADPQTLGQLRPLLHKEVQKRVVSELAKNHAHTSRDELEKLLA, encoded by the coding sequence ATGAGCAAGCTTCCCGACAACACCCTGGTGGTCGTCGCCGATCGCGTCAGCGCACGCCTGTTCCGCAGCACGCTGGCGGGCGAAACGTCGTTGCTGGAGCAGACCGAAGTGATGACCCCCACGCCGATCGAAGGCGTCGAGGACGGCGACCGGCCGATGACGATGGACGAGGCCGGCTTCGTCCGCCAGCTCGCCGAGCGCCTGTACCAGAGCGCGCTGCGCAGCGACTTCGAGCACCTGGTGCTGGTCGCCGATCCGCAGACCCTGGGCCAGCTGCGGCCGCTGCTGCACAAGGAAGTCCAGAAGCGGGTGGTGTCGGAACTGGCCAAGAACCACGCGCACACCTCGCGCGACGAGCTGGAAAAGCTGCTCGCGTAG
- the msrB gene encoding peptide-methionine (R)-S-oxide reductase MsrB: protein MSRFDLTPPTSAERERLVAGLNDEERRVLLQHGTEAPFCGVFLDNKLEGVYTCRLCGLPLFRSSAKFDSGTGWPSFFAPYHPAHVREIRDTSHGMIRTEIVCARCDSHLGHVFPDGPPPSGERHCLNSVSLQFTEQGQALPNPLQRGGGDTEPA, encoded by the coding sequence ATGAGCCGATTCGACCTCACGCCCCCCACTTCCGCCGAACGCGAACGCCTGGTCGCCGGACTGAACGACGAAGAGCGGCGGGTGCTGCTGCAGCACGGCACCGAGGCGCCGTTCTGCGGCGTGTTCCTGGACAACAAGCTGGAAGGCGTCTACACCTGCCGGCTGTGCGGGCTGCCGCTGTTCCGCTCCAGCGCCAAGTTCGACTCGGGTACCGGCTGGCCGAGCTTCTTCGCGCCCTACCACCCGGCGCACGTGCGCGAGATCCGCGACACCAGCCACGGCATGATCCGCACCGAGATCGTCTGCGCGCGCTGCGACAGCCACCTCGGCCACGTGTTCCCGGACGGCCCGCCGCCCAGCGGCGAGCGGCACTGCCTGAATTCGGTGTCGCTGCAGTTCACCGAGCAGGGCCAGGCGCTGCCCAACCCGCTGCAACGCGGCGGCGGCGACACCGAACCGGCCTGA
- a CDS encoding MliC family protein, producing the protein MPSAGTTTPHPRDGAPATDPDLQADALRVQWQCGDSAVQADVDAAREQATLRVNGRTLRMHRVDADHGARYADALGNVFWEHPQDTATLALSGQGDTLKCVRQGSGMTG; encoded by the coding sequence ATGCCGTCCGCAGGCACCACCACGCCGCACCCGCGCGACGGCGCACCCGCCACCGACCCGGACCTGCAGGCCGATGCGCTGCGCGTGCAATGGCAATGCGGCGACAGCGCGGTGCAGGCCGACGTCGATGCGGCGCGCGAGCAGGCGACGCTGCGGGTGAACGGCCGCACCCTGCGCATGCACCGGGTCGATGCCGACCATGGCGCGCGCTACGCCGATGCCCTGGGCAACGTGTTCTGGGAACACCCGCAGGACACCGCCACGCTCGCCCTGTCCGGGCAAGGCGACACGCTCAAGTGCGTGCGCCAGGGCAGCGGCATGACCGGCTGA
- the motA gene encoding flagellar motor stator protein MotA has translation MLIIVGFVVVILSVVGGYVLSHGKLGALWQPYELLIIGGAALGAFLVSTPGKIVKETLTGIVGVFKGPKYKSEDYRATLTLIYELLNKARRDGFMALEDHVEKPAESAIFSTYPKVLADHHLLDFITDCLRLMIGSNIEPHELEPLLELELEKHHHEALAPAHALSKVSDGLPGFGIVAAVLGIVITMGSIGGPIEEIGHHVGAALVGTFLGILLAYGFVAPLSAAMEARAEQDSRIFESVKTALLACLRGYNPKIALEFARKTLPSNVRPSFSDFETHLKTIK, from the coding sequence ATGCTCATCATTGTTGGCTTCGTCGTCGTCATTCTCAGCGTGGTCGGCGGCTATGTGCTCTCGCACGGCAAGCTCGGCGCGCTGTGGCAGCCCTACGAACTGCTGATCATCGGCGGCGCGGCGCTGGGCGCGTTCCTGGTCAGCACGCCGGGCAAGATCGTCAAGGAAACCCTCACCGGCATCGTCGGCGTGTTCAAGGGCCCCAAGTACAAGTCCGAGGACTACCGGGCCACGCTGACCCTGATCTACGAGCTGCTGAACAAGGCGCGGCGCGACGGCTTCATGGCCCTGGAAGACCACGTCGAGAAGCCGGCCGAGAGCGCCATCTTCAGCACCTACCCGAAGGTGCTGGCCGACCACCACCTGCTCGACTTCATCACCGACTGCCTGCGCCTGATGATCGGCAGCAACATCGAGCCGCACGAGCTCGAGCCGCTGCTGGAACTGGAGCTGGAGAAGCACCACCACGAGGCGCTGGCGCCGGCGCATGCGCTGAGCAAGGTCTCCGACGGCCTGCCCGGGTTCGGCATCGTCGCCGCGGTGCTGGGCATCGTCATCACCATGGGCTCGATCGGCGGCCCGATCGAGGAGATCGGCCACCATGTCGGCGCCGCGCTGGTCGGCACCTTCCTCGGCATCCTGCTGGCCTACGGCTTCGTCGCGCCGCTGTCGGCGGCGATGGAAGCGCGCGCCGAGCAGGACAGCCGCATCTTCGAATCGGTGAAGACCGCGCTGCTGGCCTGCCTGCGCGGCTACAACCCGAAGATCGCGCTGGAGTTCGCGCGCAAGACCCTGCCGAGCAACGTGCGGCCGAGCTTCTCGGACTTCGAGACGCACCTGAAGACGATCAAGTAG
- the motB gene encoding flagellar motor protein MotB — MPETKATVVIRRVKKVQGGGHHGGAWKVAFADFVTAMMAFFLVLWLMAATTKEQRAAISEYFRNPSPLAGKSQAPSPGMAGPGGASTSMIKLGGTADMQRGDNKDPFGSKSEKGDVQSKAAEREKEKERLETLMQDLKEAIDKSQALEPFKDQLLLDLTPDGLRIQIVDKENRPMFDIGSAALKPYTRDILHELSGFINEVPNHISITGHTDVTQYSGKNGYSNWELSADRANAARRELVTGGMGEDKVSRVVGLSSSVLFDKQVPDNPINRRISIVVMTKDAEDAALAGSAHAVALGKPQADADTKVPELGAAAPAAPSPAAATAPAPTAPTAAATAAALAAGATKPATATVAAPRTTSPEAAADAAREAIRAVNSVVGGKPRTAAPAAATAAPAAATATATAAAGSPAQR, encoded by the coding sequence ATGCCCGAGACCAAAGCCACCGTCGTCATCCGCCGGGTCAAGAAGGTCCAGGGCGGCGGCCATCATGGCGGCGCCTGGAAGGTGGCCTTCGCCGACTTCGTGACCGCGATGATGGCGTTCTTCCTGGTGCTGTGGCTGATGGCGGCCACCACCAAGGAACAGCGCGCGGCGATCTCCGAATACTTCCGCAACCCCAGCCCGCTGGCGGGCAAGAGCCAGGCGCCGAGTCCCGGCATGGCCGGCCCCGGCGGTGCCAGCACCTCGATGATCAAGCTCGGCGGCACCGCCGACATGCAGCGCGGCGACAACAAGGATCCGTTCGGCAGCAAGAGCGAGAAAGGCGACGTGCAGAGCAAGGCCGCCGAGCGCGAGAAGGAAAAGGAGCGCCTGGAAACGCTGATGCAGGACCTGAAGGAAGCGATCGACAAGAGCCAGGCGCTGGAACCGTTCAAGGACCAGTTGCTGCTGGACCTGACCCCGGACGGCCTGCGCATCCAGATCGTGGACAAGGAGAACCGGCCGATGTTCGACATCGGCAGCGCGGCGCTCAAGCCCTACACCCGCGACATCCTGCACGAGCTGTCCGGCTTCATCAACGAAGTGCCCAACCACATCAGCATCACCGGCCACACCGACGTCACCCAGTACAGCGGCAAGAACGGCTACAGCAACTGGGAACTGAGCGCGGACCGCGCCAACGCGGCGCGGCGCGAGCTGGTGACCGGCGGCATGGGCGAGGACAAGGTCTCGCGCGTGGTCGGCCTGTCCTCGTCGGTGCTGTTCGACAAGCAGGTCCCGGACAACCCGATCAACCGCCGCATCAGCATCGTGGTGATGACCAAGGACGCCGAGGATGCGGCGCTGGCCGGCAGCGCGCACGCCGTGGCGCTGGGCAAGCCGCAGGCCGACGCCGACACCAAGGTGCCGGAGCTGGGCGCGGCCGCGCCCGCCGCGCCTTCGCCGGCAGCGGCCACGGCGCCGGCTCCGACGGCTCCGACGGCGGCAGCGACTGCCGCGGCGCTGGCGGCGGGCGCGACCAAGCCGGCGACGGCGACAGTCGCCGCGCCGCGCACCACCTCCCCGGAAGCCGCGGCCGATGCGGCCCGCGAAGCGATCCGCGCGGTCAACAGCGTCGTCGGCGGCAAGCCGCGGACTGCTGCGCCGGCTGCGGCAACCGCTGCGCCGGCAGCGGCCACTGCAACGGCGACGGCCGCTGCGGGGAGCCCTGCACAACGCTAG
- a CDS encoding DUF4031 domain-containing protein: protein MAVYIDDAVHPWRGQRWGHLLADTLDELHAMAARLGIPRRAFQNKLSGAHYDVPAALRDEAIRLGALPVSRHTDRELMKALIRQARAQARGEAE, encoded by the coding sequence ATGGCGGTCTACATCGACGATGCGGTGCACCCCTGGCGCGGCCAGCGCTGGGGCCACCTGCTCGCCGACACGCTGGACGAACTGCACGCGATGGCGGCGCGGCTGGGCATCCCCCGCCGCGCCTTCCAGAACAAGCTCAGCGGCGCGCACTACGACGTGCCCGCTGCCTTGCGCGACGAAGCGATCCGCCTGGGGGCACTGCCGGTGTCCCGGCACACCGATCGCGAACTGATGAAGGCGCTGATCCGCCAGGCCCGCGCGCAGGCGCGTGGCGAGGCCGAGTGA
- a CDS encoding DUF3297 family protein, producing MSDTPPDHLAISPQSPFHDAEALARGVGIRFNGVERDNVEEYSVSEGWIRVQVGKARDRRGNPMTMKINGKVEAYFLEKE from the coding sequence ATGAGCGATACCCCTCCCGACCACCTGGCGATCAGCCCGCAGAGCCCGTTCCACGATGCCGAGGCGCTGGCGCGCGGCGTCGGCATCCGCTTCAACGGCGTGGAGCGCGACAACGTGGAGGAATACTCGGTCAGCGAGGGCTGGATCCGCGTGCAGGTCGGCAAGGCGCGCGACCGCCGCGGCAATCCGATGACGATGAAGATCAACGGCAAGGTCGAGGCGTACTTTCTCGAGAAGGAGTGA
- a CDS encoding ABC transporter permease, with translation MNLHAIAAIYRFEMARTFRTLTQSIASPVLSTSLYFVVFGAAIGSRMGAIDGISYGAYIIPGLVMLSLLNESVSNASFGIYMPRWAGTIYEVLSAPVAWWEVVIGYVGAAASKSVMLGLLILLTARAFVPYEIAHPLWMFGFLVLTALTFSLFGFIIGIWADGFEKLQVIPLMVVTPLTFLGGSFYSIGMLPPLWQKISWFNPVVYLVSGFRWAFFGKADVHIAVSAGMTGVFLALCLGVVWAIFRSGYRLKS, from the coding sequence ATGAACCTGCACGCGATCGCCGCGATCTACCGCTTCGAGATGGCGCGCACCTTCCGCACGCTCACCCAGTCGATCGCCTCGCCGGTGCTGTCGACCTCGCTGTACTTCGTGGTGTTCGGCGCGGCGATCGGCTCGCGCATGGGCGCCATCGACGGGATCAGCTACGGCGCCTACATCATCCCCGGGCTGGTGATGCTGTCGCTGCTCAACGAGAGCGTGTCCAACGCCTCGTTCGGCATCTACATGCCGCGCTGGGCCGGCACCATCTACGAGGTGCTGTCGGCGCCGGTGGCGTGGTGGGAGGTGGTGATCGGCTACGTCGGCGCGGCGGCCAGCAAGTCGGTGATGCTCGGCCTGCTGATCTTGCTCACCGCGCGCGCGTTCGTGCCGTACGAGATCGCCCATCCGCTGTGGATGTTCGGCTTCCTGGTGCTGACCGCGCTGACCTTCAGCCTGTTCGGTTTCATCATCGGCATCTGGGCCGACGGCTTCGAGAAGCTGCAGGTGATCCCGCTGATGGTGGTGACCCCGCTGACCTTCCTCGGCGGCAGCTTCTACTCGATCGGCATGCTGCCGCCGCTGTGGCAGAAGATCAGCTGGTTCAATCCAGTGGTGTACCTGGTCAGCGGCTTCCGCTGGGCCTTCTTCGGCAAGGCCGACGTGCACATCGCGGTCAGCGCGGGCATGACCGGGGTGTTCCTGGCACTGTGCCTGGGCGTGGTCTGGGCGATCTTCCGCAGCGGCTACCGGCTCAAGTCCTGA
- a CDS encoding ABC transporter ATP-binding protein yields MSPIISVQQLTKTYAGGFQALKGIDLDIQRGEIFALLGPNGAGKTTLISVICGLVNPSGGRVLADGHDIVRDYRAARAKIGLVPQELATDAFETVWATVRFSRGLFGKPKNPAYLEQVLRELSLWDKRDSKISTLSGGMKRRVLIAKALAHEPSILFLDEPTAGVDVELRHDMWQMVRRLREQGTTIILTTHYIEEAEDMADRVGVINRGELVLVEDKATLMRKLGKKQLALTLQAPLHELPAALAAQPLELSADGATLTYTYDVQAEQTGIGTLLRQLEEHGVEIKDLHSSESSLEEIFVNLVRPAAAGAEARA; encoded by the coding sequence GTGTCGCCGATCATTTCCGTGCAACAGCTCACCAAGACCTACGCCGGCGGTTTCCAGGCGCTGAAGGGCATCGACCTGGACATCCAGCGCGGCGAGATCTTCGCCCTGCTCGGGCCCAACGGCGCCGGCAAGACCACGCTGATCAGCGTGATCTGCGGCCTGGTCAATCCCAGCGGCGGCCGGGTGCTGGCCGACGGCCACGACATCGTCCGCGACTACCGCGCCGCGCGCGCCAAGATCGGACTGGTGCCGCAGGAACTGGCCACCGACGCGTTCGAGACGGTGTGGGCGACGGTGCGCTTCAGCCGCGGCCTGTTCGGCAAGCCGAAGAATCCCGCCTACCTGGAGCAGGTGCTGCGCGAACTGTCGCTGTGGGACAAGCGCGACAGCAAGATCTCCACGCTGTCCGGCGGCATGAAGCGGCGCGTGCTGATCGCCAAGGCGCTGGCGCACGAGCCCAGCATCCTGTTCTTGGACGAGCCCACCGCCGGCGTGGACGTGGAACTGCGCCACGACATGTGGCAGATGGTGCGGCGCCTGCGCGAGCAGGGCACCACCATCATCCTGACCACGCACTACATCGAGGAAGCCGAGGACATGGCCGACCGCGTCGGCGTGATCAACCGCGGCGAGCTGGTGCTGGTGGAGGACAAGGCCACGCTGATGCGCAAGCTCGGCAAGAAGCAGCTGGCGCTGACCCTGCAGGCGCCGTTGCACGAACTGCCCGCGGCACTGGCCGCGCAGCCGCTGGAGCTGTCGGCCGACGGCGCCACGCTGACCTACACCTACGACGTGCAGGCCGAACAGACCGGCATCGGCACCCTGCTGCGGCAACTGGAGGAACACGGCGTGGAGATCAAGGACCTGCATTCCAGCGAAAGCTCGCTGGAGGAGATCTTCGTCAACCTGGTGCGCCCGGCCGCCGCCGGCGCGGAGGCGCGCGCATGA
- a CDS encoding Na+/H+ antiporter, producing the protein MHSIEVVLAMLLAVVASGYLVRMLPFSLPLPLVQIGLGAVIAGVFKKGYALEPELFFLLFLPPLLFLDGWRIPKQGLFRDKGAILELALGLVVFTVVGAGFLIHWMIPAMPLAVAFALAAVVSPTDPIAVSSIASRAPIPKRLMHILEGESLLNDASGLVCFQFAVAAAVTGTFSLADASLTFLWVALVGVAAGIGVTLGASLAQRWIWRQVGEEPGAAILVNLLLPFAAYLLAEAINASGILAAVAAGISMSYVELSGRAPGSMRVQRSAVWDMVQFTLNGIMFVLLGEQLPGIVQGAVHNIDEAGHLNPWWLLGYALAIYVGLLLLRFVWVWLSLRWNLLKARRRGESGRSPPSRIIVATSLAGVRGAITLAGVLTLPLALPNGAAFPARDLAIFLASAVIVTSLLVASVALPRLLRGLELPEEPSDRLEEDLARRESSRAALAAVETLRQRLVQDSEHADLYNEAAIRVSALYQRHLDHGEAMESDPEEARRLDDVLRQLRHAGLQAERQELFKLTRQRRISDEIARRLIRNLDLLEARRKS; encoded by the coding sequence ATGCATTCGATCGAAGTGGTGTTGGCGATGTTGCTGGCGGTGGTGGCCAGCGGCTATCTGGTGCGCATGCTGCCGTTCTCGCTGCCGTTGCCGCTGGTGCAGATCGGCCTGGGCGCGGTCATCGCCGGGGTGTTCAAGAAGGGCTACGCGCTGGAGCCGGAACTGTTCTTCCTGCTGTTCCTGCCGCCGCTGCTGTTCCTGGACGGCTGGCGCATCCCCAAGCAGGGCCTGTTCCGCGACAAGGGCGCGATCCTGGAACTGGCGCTGGGGCTGGTGGTGTTCACCGTGGTCGGCGCCGGCTTCCTGATCCACTGGATGATCCCGGCGATGCCGCTGGCGGTGGCGTTCGCGCTGGCCGCGGTGGTGTCGCCGACCGATCCGATCGCGGTGTCCTCGATCGCCTCGCGCGCGCCGATCCCGAAGCGGCTGATGCACATCCTGGAAGGCGAATCGCTGCTCAACGACGCCTCGGGCCTGGTCTGCTTCCAGTTCGCGGTGGCCGCCGCGGTCACCGGCACGTTCTCGCTGGCCGACGCCTCGCTGACCTTCCTGTGGGTGGCGCTGGTCGGCGTCGCCGCCGGCATCGGCGTGACCCTGGGCGCGAGCCTGGCGCAGCGCTGGATCTGGCGCCAGGTCGGCGAGGAGCCCGGCGCGGCGATCCTGGTCAACCTGCTGCTGCCGTTCGCCGCCTACCTGCTGGCCGAGGCGATCAACGCCTCCGGCATCCTCGCCGCGGTCGCCGCCGGCATCAGCATGAGCTACGTGGAACTGAGCGGCCGCGCGCCGGGCAGCATGCGCGTGCAGCGCTCGGCGGTGTGGGACATGGTCCAGTTCACCCTCAACGGCATCATGTTCGTGCTGCTCGGCGAGCAGTTGCCGGGCATCGTGCAGGGCGCGGTGCACAACATCGACGAGGCCGGGCACCTCAACCCATGGTGGCTGCTGGGCTATGCGCTGGCGATCTACGTGGGCCTGCTGCTGCTGCGCTTCGTGTGGGTGTGGCTGTCGCTGCGCTGGAACCTGCTCAAGGCGCGGCGCCGCGGCGAGTCCGGGCGCAGCCCGCCATCGCGGATCATCGTGGCCACCTCGCTGGCCGGGGTGCGCGGCGCGATCACCCTGGCCGGCGTGCTGACCCTGCCGCTGGCGCTGCCCAACGGCGCCGCGTTCCCGGCGCGCGACCTGGCGATCTTCCTGGCCAGCGCGGTGATCGTCACCTCGCTGCTGGTCGCCAGCGTGGCGCTGCCGCGGCTGCTGCGCGGGCTGGAACTGCCGGAGGAACCCAGCGACCGCCTGGAGGAGGACCTGGCGCGGCGCGAATCCTCGCGCGCGGCGCTGGCGGCGGTGGAGACGCTGCGCCAGCGGCTGGTGCAGGACAGCGAGCACGCCGACCTGTACAACGAGGCGGCGATCCGGGTCAGCGCCCTGTACCAGCGCCACCTCGACCACGGCGAGGCGATGGAGAGCGACCCGGAAGAGGCGCGGCGGCTGGACGACGTGCTGCGCCAGCTGCGCCACGCCGGGCTGCAGGCCGAACGCCAGGAACTGTTCAAGCTGACCCGCCAGCGCAGGATCTCCGACGAGATCGCGCGCCGCCTGATCCGCAATCTGGATCTGCTGGAGGCGCGGCGCAAGAGCTGA
- a CDS encoding class I SAM-dependent methyltransferase yields the protein MLTIQQLNAFIDDPTVSDNVSQIWALIGQHFEQAQASLPAEHAMPRRELSFHDHVRLLGYLCLLLEGVPGDLVEIGVWKGKSLVLMNEVSNRQRRVIGLDPFALPNQFEEFNHYRQLLLPNAQFIRGYSEFCAQHFFNMKPEVALLHIDGGHTGRNVLLDFLLYGPSVVSGGFVVFDDYGDHQHSPEVGPAVDLLRATGYFNAFHVLGCAHGFENSYVLQRL from the coding sequence ATGCTGACCATCCAACAGCTCAATGCCTTCATCGACGACCCGACGGTCAGCGACAACGTGTCGCAGATCTGGGCGCTGATCGGCCAGCATTTCGAGCAGGCCCAGGCGAGCCTGCCGGCCGAGCACGCGATGCCGCGGCGCGAGCTGTCCTTCCACGACCACGTGCGGCTGCTGGGCTATCTGTGCCTGCTGCTGGAAGGCGTCCCCGGCGACCTGGTGGAGATCGGCGTGTGGAAGGGCAAGTCGCTGGTGCTGATGAACGAGGTCAGCAACCGCCAGCGCCGGGTGATCGGGCTGGACCCGTTCGCGCTGCCGAACCAGTTCGAGGAGTTCAACCACTACCGCCAGCTGCTGCTGCCCAATGCGCAGTTCATCCGCGGCTACTCGGAATTCTGCGCCCAGCACTTCTTCAACATGAAGCCGGAGGTGGCGCTGCTGCACATCGACGGCGGGCACACCGGGCGCAACGTGCTGCTGGATTTCCTGCTGTACGGGCCCAGCGTGGTGAGCGGCGGGTTCGTGGTGTTCGACGACTACGGCGACCACCAGCACTCCCCGGAAGTCGGCCCGGCGGTGGACCTGCTCCGCGCCACCGGCTACTTCAACGCCTTCCACGTGCTCGGCTGCGCGCACGGGTTCGAGAACAGCTACGTGCTGCAGCGCCTGTAG
- a CDS encoding UdgX family uracil-DNA binding protein (This protein belongs to the uracil DNA glycosylase superfamily, members of which act in excision repair of DNA. However, it belongs more specifically to UdgX branch, whose founding member was found to bind uracil in DNA (where it does not belong), without cleaving it, appears to promote DNA repair by a pathway involving RecA, rather than base excision.), giving the protein MFQAEVVPGWSLEAWRAAARAGWCAQVAPERLVWDADAQGGLLAGVDVGALPAVVPPPRVSAEFLALAGAVLCHRDPQRHAVLYRLLWRIAAGERALLQRVTDADVHRAQQWAQAVRRDSHKMKAFVRFREVPGEAEAFVAWFEPEHYIVDRVAPFFARRFAGMRWAILTPYRSVRWDGEALQFGAGASRDAAPADDAQDALWRTYYANIFNPARLNPTMMRQEMPQKYWKNLPETRLLPGLIREAGQRVREMAERAPAPVRRRIPAPPPAPAVDAGDSLEALRAAARDCRRCPLWQPATQTVFGEGPGDAAVMVVGEQPGDEEDLSGRPFVGPAGRLFDRALGELGIARAGLYVTNAVKHFRFEQRGKARLHRNPERAQVEACRFWLAGELARVRPRIVLCLGATAARAVLGNGFALMAQRGQWQALADGPRALATVHPSWVLRQGGGEAGAAAYRGFVDDLHALAQAAETPRTAAADAAAQRGR; this is encoded by the coding sequence GTGTTTCAGGCTGAAGTGGTGCCGGGGTGGAGTCTGGAGGCCTGGCGGGCGGCGGCGCGGGCGGGGTGGTGCGCGCAGGTGGCGCCGGAGAGGTTGGTCTGGGATGCGGATGCGCAGGGCGGTCTGTTGGCCGGGGTCGATGTGGGGGCGTTGCCGGCGGTGGTGCCGCCGCCGCGGGTATCGGCGGAGTTCCTGGCGTTGGCCGGGGCGGTGCTGTGCCATCGCGATCCGCAGCGGCATGCGGTGTTGTATCGGTTGCTGTGGCGCATCGCCGCGGGCGAGCGGGCGCTGTTGCAGCGGGTCACCGATGCCGATGTGCATCGGGCGCAGCAATGGGCGCAGGCGGTGCGCCGCGACAGCCACAAGATGAAGGCGTTCGTGCGCTTCCGCGAGGTGCCGGGCGAGGCGGAGGCGTTCGTCGCCTGGTTCGAGCCGGAGCATTACATCGTCGATCGCGTCGCGCCGTTCTTCGCGCGGCGTTTCGCCGGCATGCGCTGGGCGATCCTGACGCCGTACCGCAGCGTGCGCTGGGATGGGGAGGCGCTGCAGTTCGGAGCCGGGGCGTCGCGCGACGCGGCGCCGGCCGACGACGCGCAGGACGCGCTGTGGCGCACCTACTACGCCAACATCTTCAATCCGGCGCGGCTCAATCCGACCATGATGCGCCAGGAGATGCCGCAGAAGTACTGGAAGAACCTGCCGGAGACGCGATTGCTGCCGGGCCTGATCCGCGAGGCCGGGCAGCGCGTGCGCGAGATGGCCGAACGCGCGCCGGCGCCGGTACGCCGGCGCATTCCCGCGCCGCCGCCGGCGCCCGCGGTCGACGCCGGCGACAGCCTGGAGGCGCTGCGCGCGGCCGCGCGCGACTGCCGCCGCTGCCCGCTGTGGCAGCCGGCCACGCAGACCGTGTTCGGCGAAGGCCCGGGCGATGCGGCAGTGATGGTGGTGGGCGAGCAGCCCGGCGACGAGGAGGACCTGAGCGGGCGGCCGTTCGTCGGCCCGGCCGGGCGCCTGTTCGATCGCGCGCTGGGCGAGCTGGGCATCGCCCGCGCCGGGCTGTACGTGACCAATGCGGTCAAGCATTTCCGCTTCGAGCAGCGCGGCAAGGCGCGGCTGCACCGCAATCCCGAGCGCGCGCAGGTCGAGGCCTGCCGCTTCTGGCTGGCCGGCGAGCTGGCGCGGGTGCGCCCGCGCATCGTGCTGTGCCTGGGCGCGACCGCGGCGCGCGCGGTGCTGGGCAACGGGTTCGCGCTGATGGCGCAGCGCGGGCAGTGGCAGGCGCTGGCCGACGGCCCCCGCGCCCTGGCCACCGTGCATCCGTCGTGGGTGCTGCGCCAGGGCGGCGGCGAGGCGGGCGCGGCGGCCTACCGCGGGTTCGTGGACGACCTGCACGCGCTGGCCCAGGCCGCGGAGACCCCGCGCACCGCCGCGGCGGACGCTGCTGCGCAGCGGGGCCGCTGA